CAGGCGCCGCGGAACCAGCAGCaaagggcagtgccagggccaAAGGCCAGGTCAGCCAGACAGAAAGGGGCCATGCTGGGCACTGTTTCCATGGCAGCCCTCACTGGGGGTGACACCTGGGTCACCTGTGCTGGCACTTGCCATGGAAACCCCTGGCAGGCACTGATGGCACAGACACTGGCACTCAGACACTGCTGGGCCgggtgctgagcacagggctgagcacaCAGAGATGGTTTTGTTCTTGCTGAGCTCCCCCTGAGCCAAGGCCTGTCCTGCCCCTCGTCCGGCCAcgctggggaggggctggggctgtggggagcttggcaggggacacagccagcacaggtgaccccaactgaGCCCGGGGATACCCCAGACCATCGGACATCCTGCTCTGTGTATAAAGTGGGGGAacaaggaggaaggggggacatttggagtgaggGTTTTTGTCTTCCCAGGTAACACTTGGCAGGATGGGGCCATGTTTCACCAGAGAGCAGGGTCAGCAACAAAGACACAGACACCAACCTAAGAAATTGTGTCATTTATATCatgcaaaacagcaaagaatCACAAAAGGATAAGCTCAGCAAAGCACATTGTCATTACCAAAGTATTAccaaaggagcagctcagcaatgCACCCACCCATCACTACCCAAGATTGCCTGCAGTGATTAAGAAAGATCCAGCCCCAGTCACCCTCAGGCTTTGCCATCCCCCAGATCCAACCTCTCTGTGAGAGGGCCCAGCTTTTACACTGTTAAACAAACAAGCTGACATCACTGCTAGTGTGGGAACTTGTGGTTTCATTCTCCCGTTTGCTTTCTCCCAAAGCCTGGCCAGGACTCAAGGAGGAACCAAGGGAGGTGACTTTGATCCTACAGCCCCAAACAAAGCCAGATGGGGCCTTGTCCTGCTTCtgaatacaggaagaaaaatacgCCTTTCAGAAATGAACAGATACATAGATCCTATTGCTAATAAGACTTTGTTAATGAGTGGACACAAATATAGCATTTGGTTTGAAGGTTCATGTGGAGCTCAACTTTGGCCCAGGGCCTGTTCTTCAGGCCTCAGTCAGGGCCtggtgctcaggccttggaactTCAATCAGTGCTTTGATCTATAGAGGAGGTACAAGGTTCATAACAACTCTTTGGATAACAGAGCTTAGATTTAGGTGTTATGCATAAAGGCAGTGCCTCTTCTTCTTCAATTAAGTGCTGTTCAAGTTCATTACTCAGAGCTATCATTtgattccttttaaaacatGCCTAGTTAGATGCTATTCTCTCTTCTTTATCAAATGcccctttttttcttgagacTGTGTCTCTTTTTAGACAAGTCTCCATTTCCAGCATGAAGTGTCACAACAACTCGAAGACAGAATCATAACACACCAAGTGCTCACACTGCAAGGATCACAGTGACTGCATGAATTCATTTCACAGCAGCCTCCAATTTAGAAGCCAATCCCACCatgaagaattttcttcttgctgccaCTCTTCTGCTGATTGTTCTATTGAGGTGATTCCTGATTGTTGGACCTCAAACCCAGCACTTATAGACATTCCTGCAACATTCCTGTCCCATGGTAGCACAGGTTCCTCCTTGGCCAGCAAGCAGATAGTCCAAGGCCATGCAGTTCTGTAGAGCCCCATTCGTGTTTGTTGGAGCTCACGGGATGTGCTCTCGGATATTTTCACAGGAGCATCTGATATTTCTTCTAATAGTTGATTTAGCTCATTCATGCAAACTCCACAGGACGAGGCAGTGCACGTGGGGCACAGGGTGAACCAGatccttttgctttctgaaaccCACGGCACTCCTTGGGGGGAAAGTGTTCTCTTGGCGCCAGCTCTTCCTGGTGGTTGTTGCTGAAGGACCCTTGTAAGAGCCCatctgaagcccctcattttccattctgccttccgattgccacgagaaagaatcccttcctccactgcagttccggcttagaacaggacacagtgcaggtgcaaccactgaaccgtcacgctggctgttccgaacaaggcctggcaagaacttggcaaggacttggcaaagacctgacatggacccagcacgggaccgcctgatgcgcggcctgcttctaatctccgttcttaagccaaatgaacttttggggtgactcctgtggtccttcattgaagacccctcatctgcctcgttaccactgtgacaaacaaagaatgagaaccctcctcgcaaggactgagactgagacccctgctatagggaggaggggaaattggtggtctgaccactaatgacatgacctgtttcccttcagtaattttaatggacttattcttcattgtattcgtcttgctttggtggtttctgtggactcacctgttccctcggggcgattacaatggactttcattgttacacttgctccccccctctttcctctgtggactataattggacccccgagtcgaccagaacttcggagactcccccgacacgacagacggatccccatcgtccggaccactgaggatctcgcctgtgctggtagctattcccatacccctcttctctctctctatccttttatctactttctgatccccactatcgcatttactgttttggcccctaataaaggtgcatttgttgtgattaactgacagtcccttgttgtttgcctttttgcacttttgggatcggtgaaaagaaccatcacgacaccccgcaataagcggatcgtgacaaCCCTAAATGgtggccctgcagctgggagtggtgtgacactgacactgaccaGCTCCAGCACTCTGAGGTCTACTGGCATTGGGAGTGATGGTAAAGCAGAGAAATCCTCTCACACTGTGGCCTCTAGAACTAGAACAGGGTTTGGTTCCTCCGGAAGGGAAATCCTAGTGAATCCTGTCAAACTGATCCTTGTATCCCTGTGTTCCACAGCAGTTTTCTGTAACTGTCCCTGCTCTGACTCCATTACCAGGTAGAGCCCATGGACAGAGTCCTGGCCACCCCACAGGGTGGGCCCTCCAAGGGAACCCCATTCCTCCCAACTGCAGCTGAGAACACACCCAGCCATCAGTGACATTGAGTACTTTGGCTACTTTGagctttaaattttcaaaacagtttcCATGACTAATCCTTGGTGAACCTCTAGAGGTGTTTGTGGCAAAGATTCTGGCTGACTCTCGAGGTACAACTTACAGATATCAGCAGTACTTCAGTGACAAGGTTAAtcattctttttcctcagtCTCATGCAGGATAAGGACAATAATTCTGTTGTCCATGGAGCTGGCACCTTTTTAATTCCAGAATAATGCCCCCAAGGTCCTTTGCTTGTCCATTGGGGCAAACAGAGAGATTTGGTCTGGCAGGATGTGTAAAACAATCTCCTGTAATATCTACTTGTTCTCACACAGAGCActtggctgcagggacacattccCATCGTTCCTGCCCAGGTTTCAGGATTCAACCAGTGCTGTCtttcccaggagctgtccctTCAGCTGCCTCGGGAGGGCCTTTTGGCCTCTGGACCCACACTCTGGTTCCATTCTTAGCACTGCTGGACCCAAACCCTTTATCTCCACCAACAGCAGTGATTTGGGGTGGATCTCCTTTTCCccaattgttttaaaaactgacaaTATCAATAATTGTGCTACCCTGTCATGGGTTTGAACAATCTAATCTTGTTCACTATTGTTTAAccaatttcctttaatttctccTTGATAATCTGCATCAGTTCCTCCTCCCATGACATGAGCGCTTTGCAAGGCCAAGCTCCAGTGAGCTGTTATCAAACCAAAGTGTCCTGGAGGAATCTGGATTCCTGTTCCTGTGTTGTTAACTCTCATTTGCTTCTGATTTATCCTAACTAACTGCAATGCATGAaggtccagccctgcagcctctgggctggccctgccagggccatcaCAGCCAGAACAATTTCCCAGGCAGTCCAAGTCTCACTGTCCATGGCTCAGGGGCTCACTGGGCAGGCTCAGGGGCTGCCCCCGGGGAGCGCGGGGCTGGGCGCGGGGGCGAGCGGGCAACGGACAAACGGACACGGGGACAAACGGCCCCGGAGCTTCAGTTGCTtcagttgcagcagcagcagcagcagcagcgaaAGCAGCGAAAGAAGCGGCTTTGTCGACTCCCTtttgctcctcctctccctctcccgcTGTCCCGCAGCCTCTCCCGCTCTCCCtttcccgctgtcccctcctctcccgGTCTCTCTCTCCCCATGCCCGGCCGGGCCatgcccccggcccgcccccggccccgggcggggctgtcccgtccccgtccccggcCGTCCCGCCGCGGTCTCGCCCCCGCCCGGCTCTGGCCGTGCTGGCGCTGGCGCTGCTGGGCGGGCatcagtgcctggggctggggcggcATCGCCTCCCTTTGGCTCCGCCTGGCCCGagcccggccccagccccgaCGTGGGCTCCagtcccggccccggccccggctcctccCGGGCCCCGCGGAGGACACAggcggcgcggccgctgccgccgcctccgctGCGGCTTCCCCGGCCCGAGCTCCGCCGctcggcagcgcggccgccggccccgagccgccgcTGTCCCGTTGCCAGCAGAGAACGCCTGGGGGTGGCCGGCCCGGGGCGCTCGGGGGGCGCTCGGGGGCCGCTCCTGGCCCCGGGCCGAGCGCTGACAGCCGCGTCCCGCCCGCAGGGAAGGCGCAGGAGGCCCTGCAGGAGCGGTACCGGCTGGGTTCGCTGCTGGGCAGCGGCGGCTTCGGCAGCGTCTTCGCGGCCACGCGGCTCTCGGACGGCGCCCCGgtgagcggcggggccggcggcgggcacaggaggaggaggaggaggaggaggatggggttGGGCTAGGCAGGGGGTGAGCTGAGCCCGCTGCTCTCCCTTGCCTGCAGGTGGCCATCAAAAGAGTGCCGCGGGATCGCATCCGGCACTGGGGCGAGCTGGTGAGTGAGCGGGGCCAGCGGCAGAagccgggccgtgccgggcgGGGATGAGCCGGGGCCcggcagggtgggagctgccgggagccctgcagggagagcgGGCGTGGGCTGAGCGGGGCATGCAGAGCATCCCGGGCTGGCTGAGggcttccccagccccggcacggccTCAGCCCCACTGACGGCATCGCGCTCCTCCCGCAGCCCGACGGCACCAGCGCACCCCTGGAGAtcgtgctgctggccaaggtggCCTCTGGCTGCGCTGGTATCAttcagctcctggagtggctCGAGCTCCCCGACAGCTtcttgctggtgctggagcGCCCGGAGCGGTGCCAGGACCTGTCGGGTTTCCTGGCGGAGCGGAGGTTCCTGCCGGAGGAGGAGGCGCGGGGGCTGTtccgccaggtgctggaggccgtgcggcactgcaccagctgcggggtcctgcacagggacatcaAGCCCCAGAACATCCTGCTCGACCTGGCCACCGGGCGGGTGAAACTGATTGACTTTGGCTGTGGCGCCTTCCTCCAAGACACAGCCTACACCCAGTTTGCAggtgagccctgccaggggatGCTCCTGGGCATCTCATGGCCCAGCCGGGGTGCAGCACCGGGGCTCCCCCTattgcagctgggatgggattaATGCTGGAGCCAGGTTGATTTGGGTGGGGGTGTGAGGGggtccagctcccagccctgccgaCAGCCCTCAGCACCcactgtgccctgggctgggagctggagctggggcagccagcccgACAAAAACCCCCACGGGGGTAGCAGAGAGGGGGGTCTGACCCTGTGCCCTGGACAGTTTGGTGTGCAGGCGAGGAAGGGCTtggactgctctgctccccttgTTTGCCTTGACTTGTTCACATTTTTggggggctgtgcaggcagggagtCGAGTGGGTTTCTCCACCACTGGgtgagtttttcttttgtgtgtcaTGGTTGGGCCTTCCCAGggtttctgctgccctcttccAGCACCAGTGGCTTCTTTTCCAGCCCCGAGTCTGTACACAACTCCCAGGTGCTGGCGAGAGGGCAGCGGTCACCCCGTGTGCCACTGGGGCAGCCCCCACAtgcccaggggtgctggggccaggctctgggagcagcagcatccccctgctGAACTCTGTCTGTGTTCCACAGGAACCCTGTCCTACAGCCCACCAGAGTGGATCCACCACCACCGCTACCACGGCGAGGCAGCGaccatctggtccctgggcctcctgctgtgccacctgGTCATGGGCAAGCACCCGTTCAGGAGGGGCCAGGAGATCATCTGGGGGTGGATCTTGTTCCCACGACGGCTCTCTCAAGGTGGATCCTCATCTCTGGCCACGGGGCAataccagtgctgggagacagcagcagctcgtgGGCATCccgctctggcagctgctgaggacgTGGCACaagtcctgctctcctgctctcctccaaaCAGAGAATCCATGGGGAAGTTcaggcccagctctgggcacacccagcatggcctgggcatGGGAACAGGGGGGCAACTTCTCCAACTGACTGGTGATTCCTGGTCTCTCTCCGCAGAGTGCCAGGATGTCATTAAGAGGTGTTTGTCCATGCAGCCCTTGGACAGGCCATCCTTAGAAGAGCTTTTCCATGATCCTTGGGTGCAGGGTGTTCCTCTGCCCTAGAGGATGGGAGAGATCCACGTGCACAGTTGGATCCAGGGGCCTGGCAGGTAACAGCTCCACACATCTCTTGGCAATCAGTGGCAAAGCCAACCAGACAGGTTTTGTGCTGCCTGTAGCTCTGAGCAGGGGTCAGCAGAAGGGAACACGCAGCTcttgggctggagctgagctggagacCTGGTGTGACAAGCACTGGTGGCTACCATCCCCCGGGTTTTGCTTGTCCTGGTTCCCTGACAGCTGGGCCCTGGGCAGAACCCTGACAGCCTGGTCtggccccagggaaggagaaggagcccctggagaagctgcaccAGGTGGGGCTGCGGCTGCTGGAGACACCAAGGACAACCTCAAGGATGACAATCTCTTCCTCGGCCTGGCCAGCTGAAGATGATGGACTTGGATTCTGGCACcttctccaaagccaggctccacagggaatttGCAGATGAGTCCACACGCAGGGGATGCTCCCAGATTTGGGCattgcacagcctggctgggagccaAAGGTTCCCCCTTTGCTGGGGCGGATGCAGCTGATCCTTCAGTcggctgccaggctgcttttggcagggctggggggatgGGCTGGGGTGGGTACGAAATGGGAgtgggctcctggccctgccaacagcccccagcacccaccgtgccctgggctggggctggggctggggcagccagcccgACTCAAACCAACCCccatggtgggagcagaggtgggactCCAGAacctgtgcaggggctgctttgctttgcaggcaAGGAAGGGCTTGGGCTGCTCCACTGCCCCTGTTTGCTTTGGGATCAGCGTTATTTTggggggcagtgcagggggaagggagaaagcctGGGCTTCCCTGTCCTGCGGGTGGGTTTTCCCTGGCATGCAGGGGTTGGGCCTTCCTCAAGGCCCTGACAGAGATAAGAgttttgaccttttttcttgtttcccctttttgtctgtaatctattttcaataatttcttgtgtgtttttctagAGGAAGCGTTCTAGGTTGGGTCCAGTCTGGATGGGGAAgtgcttgggagcagctgcGGCGTGGATGGGCCGTGcccttggagaaggctgaggacatCGTTTGGgaccagcttttcttccagcgGTGGATGGCGTCAGGTGGGTCCCGTCTGCTTGGCATGGTGGGATCAGAGCTTTGGGGAGATGGCAGCGagcacaggagcatcctgctccgggcagctgctgagggctggatgtgccgtggctggctgcaggctgggcacatgtcctgccctcctgctctgctgccaaaggcagcagtgatgggcagctctgggcaccgctctgggcacggccagcatggcctgggcaccGCGGGCggctgggacaaggggacaggagccTTCAGCTGACGGGcgctttctgctttctctccttgcagccgggctctgcgggtgctgaggctgctctgggctctgccagggctctgctggagctcagcaccgGGCCAGaatcagccaaagaagaaatggtgtgccctgcagcacagccttgcttgagcatttcagcaacacagctcAAGTCTGCAGAGTGTACACCTCCAAGGGAAAACATGCCACCacccaaaaaataaacttgttcaATAGCTTCTGCAATGAAATCAAtctgggatgaccccaaatgacatttttcagcttgctcaagctgtagctcagcccttctctgaacagttctctcccccacctgccttttacttcccaactcttccctcttttccccctgtGAGTTCCCAGCCCGTGGCAGTCTCCATCACACTGCTGGCTTCCTTGATGCCCCTCACCACGAGGAAGGCTGAGCCCCCGACCTAGGgactcatcctgtcactggctgaggagcagcaatgtcTCAGAGGTCTGGTTGGATTTTAGTgtccttcagagctgctctccagccctcagctctcctcactgctgagctcccactcccttttccttgtccttccAGCACAATGAGCTCTGTGAATCCCCTTGAGCCTCGccactcttcccagcccatgcacCCACCTcaggctgaagctgcagcttctctgtctcctctggcacaCCAGTCCAGTCCCCTGTgcggggagccccagccccagagcacagcactcagcagtgcagtccgggctggagcagctgccctgcagccctggcttggctcttgGTGGCAAGTGAAtgctccctgtttgcagctgtccctgcaggatggccccagggcagagcccagccgggctcccactgcagcccctgaAGCTTGGGGCAGACAggggtcccagagctgaggttcatGGGGAGCACccgcagctgtgcctggcactctgTTGCCGTGTGTCACAGTGCAGGCTGGCTTGTACTGGGTGAATGCACCAGCCCCTGCTTTGACTGACAGGGGCCTCACCCATCACATCTCTCCCGAGGCTGCAGGCATTTCACAAGCCAGAATCTGAAAGGGTGCAGAGATCAGACCAGTGAAATTATCCAGACTGGCTTTTTTAAAGGCCCTTTAGAAGGAAGGGCTTGAGCACAAACGCTCTCTGTTTGCCACATGAACATCGGGCTGAGTGGTCTCTTTGGCTCCAACCCACTTTCCTCCTAGAGCCAACGTTACCCACTGCCTCCCACATCCCCCCCGTGCCTTCCCACTGCCTTGTCCTGTCAGGGCTTCCACAGCCCCTCATCCCTTGGTGGCTCCGTCCCCTCAGGGTCTCCCCCAGCCCGGCCAACCTGCCCGGCAGCAGCgccacagccccacaggagcTCCCGAGGAGCCCCATCCAGAGGCACCTCGGAGCCCTCAGCAATGCAGCCAGCAACACACGGGCAGGAGGACACAGATGGCCgttcctgcctgggacagggcttGTGGCCATCTCCAGGCACCGGTCTCACAGGGATCCCTGGaactccagcccctgcccaccggCTCTGTTGGCAGCACAAAGGCTTCAGCAGAACCACCAAAGGCCAAGGGCCCTCTGGCCATTTTCCCTGCAACCCTGCACATCTGGGCAGCTTGCTGAGCCCAGGCacccttttctccctcttcccctataccctgcagagcctgggcagcaaaagaaagatcCTGGGAGTCTGTCTATTACAACACATCCTATATTTATATgctaaagaaaagagaaaagaaggaaggaacaaccttgaagaaatgaaacattcctgctggctcaggtggccccagcagacagagcctctgggatcagctctctgcagagctccagcagcgCAGCCAGCCGAGCCCCAAGAGACGAGGCCGTGTCCTCCGTGCCCTGCGGAGCTGTCCAAGATGGAATATCCAGCTCTCTCTACTGCCTGGAGGACGTACAACGTTTGAATTGCCAGGCTTCCAGCGGCGATGCTGATGTCATTTGCCATGCCTTCAAGGGCTGAAAGAGAGAGGAACAGagcttcctgcccttctcctacACCTGGTTTGCAAATTCATCAAGAGGATTCAGGAGGAAGAGACCAGCACCATGGGCACAGGGCTCAGAGCATATTCACACACCTTCAAAGCCAagacctgtgctgccctgctggatatGCTCGTAGAGGGGGGGTTTTGCAATCCAAAGCAAATAAGCAGCCTGTGGCCAGGGTTTGATCCTCCCAGGAATCGCTTGGCCTCCCAAGCCACGCCCGTTGGTCACTGGAAGCTGCCGCTGCAACTGAAGCTCCGGGGCCGTTTGTCCCCGTGTCCGTTTGTCCGTTGCCCGCTCGCCCCCGCGCCCAGCCCCGCGCTCCCCGGGGGCAGCCCCTGAGCCTGTCCAAACACGGGAACTTTGCCCTGTTCAGCCCAGACCCAGAGTCTGGACTCctgcacaggggcacagggatcCCCTCGGTCGCTGCTGTGCATTGTCCCTGCTGAGGATCAAACCCTGTCGGGGCACATTCCCTGGCTGGAGGAttccctggccctggccctgcacttAAGGGtccagcactgctttccagcaaaAATGGGAAGGCAAACTGTGTGCAGCTCATGGTATTTTAGAGTGTCTGGAACTCGCTAAGTCACCGATCTGAGAGGGAGATGCATTTGGAATTTGGAGAAGTAGTGCAAGATGGAAAAAGggagcagagaaataaatagaGGAAAACATCTTGgattgtttctttccattttcatttcacttctgGAAAGCTATTTCAGTTTTCCAGGAATCTTCTCCACAGTGATGTCTGCTCTTCTCCAGAACCTTTCCTGGAGAACGAGGTCGAGCTCCTGTCACAAGATGTGCCACCAcctgcagcttctcttggcTTTCCACACCGTGTGTGCAGCAGGACTCTTGCAGCCAAGCAGGCCAAAGGTTTGGAGAACTTGACagcttgttctttcttttcctgctgagctgggcagttGTGCCACTGGTGAGGTTTTCATTGGGACTGTTCCAGCCTTGGAAAACAGGAGGTGGAACCAGGACTTGTTGGGAATACAAGCCTGACTGAATTCAGAGAAAGAAtctccagagcctgcagccagaAATGGAGAGCTGTGTGATAATGATTTCCACATCTCCATGGACACCTGGAAAGTGATCTAGAAGATGAAAATGGACGGACAGAGGGAGGTTGTTTCTGTCTGCAGTTTGGGAGATTCTACATCTCCTGTGCTGGTATAAATCAAGAGCACAGTCAGTTCATGATAAGCACCAGAACAAGCTGGACCTCTGAGAGCAGGTGACAGAAAGAatttgaaaaggagaaatgcaggGAATGACTTGATGGACTTTGTCTGGAAGAAGGGTgattttttctaattctttctAGTCCATTGCTTCTGCTTTTATCCTTCTGACAAGGCCATTTGCATCCCAGATTCCTCATGAAATGAGAACCCGGAGCTTCTGGAACTGCCTGAAAGGTGCCCTGTTCTTCTGCAGAGACACTGAGGGTGAAACAGGAAGCAATTGTATTAAATTTGGAAGCAATTGTATTAAAGGAAAACCAGTTCTTAAGCAGAGATTGATGTCACTCCCTCAGACCAATCACCATGGGCAAATCTCAAGCTCGGCCTGGAGCAGGGACCTTGAGGGCTGTCCCCACTGCAGGGAGGAATCTCCACAGCCCCCAAGAAGGGAAATGTCAGGAGAGGCTGCCATTAAAGTTTGGGACGGGGCTTTTCTAGTCTGAAGTGCTGCCCTGTGGGTCAGAtgtgcccaggctgggccagctcagcagctctgcagaagctcTCAGTGGTGTCACTTGGTTGTTCCTTTCTCTGGGGATTTTCCAgctctgacacagcttcagctcCCTCTGAGGATGTGGAACTTAGGGATGGAGGAGTCAGGCTGGTTTCAGCATTATTCACCCCAAAAGCAGCGCGACGCCCCTCCTTCATTTCCCTCTGGGGGCTTTGCAAACAGGGCCTTGCTGGAGTGGTTTGAGCCCATTGCAGGcagagcctcctgctccagcaggaactgcctttcctgtgctaggagcagggcaggtcctgctgcaggaaaagccccaggccagccccagcccagggaaggccTCGGGCACAAGGGCAGAGtgccgtgctgggagctgtgccagg
This Vidua chalybeata isolate OUT-0048 chromosome W unlocalized genomic scaffold, bVidCha1 merged haplotype SUPER_W_unloc_5, whole genome shotgun sequence DNA region includes the following protein-coding sequences:
- the LOC128782914 gene encoding serine/threonine-protein kinase pim-1-like isoform X3, whose protein sequence is MPGRAMPPARPRPRAGLSRPRPRPSRRGLAPARLWPCWRWRCWAGISAWGWGGIASLWLRLARARPQPRRGLQSRPRPRLLPGPAEDTGGAAAAAASAAASPARAPPLGSAAAGPEPPLSRCQQRTPGGGRPGALGGRSGAAPGPGPSADSRVPPAGKAQEALQERYRLGSLLGSGGFGSVFAATRLSDGAPVAIKRVPRDRIRHWGELPDGTSAPLEIVLLAKVASGCAGIIQLLEWLELPDSFLLVLERPERCQDLSGFLAERRFLPEEEARGLFRQVLEAVRHCTSCGVLHRDIKPQNILLDLATGRVKLIDFGCGAFLQDTAYTQFAGTLSYSPPEWIHHHRYHGEAATIWSLGLLLCHLVMGKHPFRRGQEIIWGWILFPRRLSQECQDVIKRCLSMQPLDRPSLEELFHDPWVQGVPLP
- the LOC128782914 gene encoding serine/threonine-protein kinase pim-1-like isoform X1, with the translated sequence MPGRAMPPARPRPRAGLSRPRPRPSRRGLAPARLWPCWRWRCWAGISAWGWGGIASLWLRLARARPQPRRGLQSRPRPRLLPGPAEDTGGAAAAAASAAASPARAPPLGSAAAGPEPPLSRCQQRTPGGGRPGALGGRSGAAPGPGPSADSRVPPAGKAQEALQERYRLGSLLGSGGFGSVFAATRLSDGAPVAIKRVPRDRIRHWGELPDGTSAPLEIVLLAKVASGCAGIIQLLEWLELPDSFLLVLERPERCQDLSGFLAERRFLPEEEARGLFRQVLEAVRHCTSCGVLHRDIKPQNILLDLATGRVKLIDFGCGAFLQDTAYTQFAGTLSYSPPEWIHHHRYHGEAATIWSLGLLLCHLVMGKHPFRRGQEIIWGWILFPRRLSQGGSSSLATGQYQCWETAAARGHPALAAAEDVAQVLLSCSPPNRESMGKFRPSSGHTQHGLGMGTGGQLLQLTGDSWSLSAECQDVIKRCLSMQPLDRPSLEELFHDPWVQGVPLP
- the LOC128782914 gene encoding serine/threonine-protein kinase pim-1-like isoform X2 encodes the protein MPGRAMPPARPRPRAGLSRPRPRPSRRGLAPARLWPCWRWRCWAGISAWGWGGIASLWLRLARARPQPRRGLQSRPRPRLLPGPAEDTGGAAAAAASAAASPARAPPLGSAAAGPEPPLSRCQQRTPGGGRPGALGGRSGAAPGPGPSADSRVPPAGKAQEALQERYRLGSLLGSGGFGSVFAATRLSDGAPPDGTSAPLEIVLLAKVASGCAGIIQLLEWLELPDSFLLVLERPERCQDLSGFLAERRFLPEEEARGLFRQVLEAVRHCTSCGVLHRDIKPQNILLDLATGRVKLIDFGCGAFLQDTAYTQFAGTLSYSPPEWIHHHRYHGEAATIWSLGLLLCHLVMGKHPFRRGQEIIWGWILFPRRLSQGGSSSLATGQYQCWETAAARGHPALAAAEDVAQVLLSCSPPNRESMGKFRPSSGHTQHGLGMGTGGQLLQLTGDSWSLSAECQDVIKRCLSMQPLDRPSLEELFHDPWVQGVPLP